A single window of Mugil cephalus isolate CIBA_MC_2020 chromosome 1, CIBA_Mcephalus_1.1, whole genome shotgun sequence DNA harbors:
- the mta2 gene encoding metastasis-associated protein MTA2, with protein MAANMYRVGDYVYFENSSSNPYLIRRIEELNKTANGNVEAKVVCLFRRRDISGNLNTLADSNAREFEEESKQPTLAEQQKHQLKHRELFLSRQFESLPATHIRGKCNVTLLNETDVLAGYLEKEDCFFYSLVFDPVQKTLLADQGEIRVGSKYQAEIPDKLAEGEADTRIQEKLETKVWDPNNQLKDPQIDQFLVVARAVGTFARALDCSSSIRQPSLHMSAAAASRDITLFHAMDTLQKNNYDLAKAMSTLVPQGGPVLCRDEMEEWSASEAMLFEEALEKYGKDFNDIRQDFLPWKSLASVVQFYYMWKTTDRYIQQKRLKAAEADSKLKQVYIPTYTKPNPNQIMVPGSKPGMNGAAGFQKGLSCESCHTAQSPQWYAWGPPNMQCRLCASCWIYWKKYGGLKTPTQLEGAARAGAEPGPRSHMTRQEVQGLSPFTRNEGRAKLLAKNRQTFILQTTKLTRVARRVCEDILQPRRAARRPYASINANAVKAECMIRLPKATKTPIKSKLVPRQSLATIVKDLAISAPLKLKASRGPPTPINRNQASQPRVGPSLLGKRGFDSTTGVPYPANGRPYTSGMRTTSQSVIKRQKVSQGEAPNPVVFVATKDTRALRKHLTQSEMRRAARKPHLLVRIKLPPPPRSLAMPLIPPSNEPIVLED; from the exons ATGGCGGCCAACATGTACCGAGTGGGAG ATTACGTGTACTTTGAGAACTCTTCTAGCAACCCTTACCTTATCCGGAGAATAGAAGAGCTGAACAAG ACAGCGAACGGGAATGTGGAGGCGAAGGTGGTGTGTCTCTTCAGGAGGCGAGACATCTCAGGCAACCTCAACACTCTGGCCGACAGCAACGCAA GAGAATTTGAGGAGGAGTCGAAGCAGCCGACTCTGgctgaacaacagaaacaccaGCTGAAACACAGAGAACTCTTCCTGTCTCGACAGTTCGAATCTCTACCCGCAACTCACATACG GGGGAAATGTAACGTCACCCTCCTCAACGAGACCGACGTCCTGGCCGGATACCTGGAGAAAGAG GACTGTTTCTTCTACTCGTTGGTGTTCGACCCCGTCCAGAAGACGCTGCTGGCCGACCAGGGCGAGATCCGGGTGGGCTCCAAGTACCAGGCGGAGATCCCCGACAAGCTAGCGGAGG GAGAAGCCGACACCAGGAtccaggagaagctggagacCAAGGTCTGGGACCCCAACAACCAGCTCAAAGACCCTCAGATCGACCAGTTCCTGGTGGTGGCCAG agcCGTGGGGACGTTCGCTCGCGCCCTGGACTGTAGCAGCTCCATCCGCCAGCCCAGCCTCCACATGAGCGCAGCAGCCGCCTCCAGAGACATCACACTG TTCCACGCTATGGACACGCTGCAGAAGAACAACTACGACCTGGCCAAGGCCATGTCCACCCTGGTCCCTCAGGGGGGACCCGTCCTCTGCCGTGACGAGATGGAGGAGTGGAGCGCCTCCGAGGCCATGCTGTTTGAGGAAGCCCTGGAGAAGTACGGCAAGGACTTCAACGACATCCGCCAGGACTTC CTTCCCTGGAAGTCTCTCGCCAGCGTGGTCCAGTTCTACTACATGTGGAAAACCACCGACCGCTACATCCAACAG AAGCGACTAAAGGCGGCGGAGGCTGACAGCAAACTGAAGCAGGTGTACATCCCCACCTA caccAAACCAAACCCCAATCAGATCATGGTGCCGGGAAGCAAACCCGGCATGAACGGAGCCGCAGGTTTTCAGAAAGGACTCAGCTGTGAGAGCTGCCACA cgGCCCAGTCCCCCCAGTGGTACGCCTGGGGCCCCCCCAACATGCAGTGCCGCCTGTGCGCCTCCTGCTGGATCTACTGGAAGAAGTACGGTGGCCTGAAGACTCCCACACAGCTGGAGGGAGCAGCCAGAGCCGGCGCT GAGCCGGGCCCCCGCAGTCACATGACGCGCCAGGAGGTCCAGGGCCTGTCGCCGTTCACCCGCAACGAGGGTCGCGCCAAGCTGCTGGCCAAAAACCGACAGACGTTCATCCTGCAGACCACCAAGCTGACCCGCGTGGCCCGGAGGGTGTGCGAGGACATCCTGCAGCCGCGGCGTGCGGCGCGCCGGCCGTACGCCTCCATCAACGCCAACGCCGTCAAGGCCGAGT GTATGATCAGGCTTCCCAAAGCCACGAAAACTCCTATTAAGAGCAAACTGGTGCCTCGGCAGTCGCTGGCCACCATCGTGAAGGATTTAG CCATCTCAGCCCCTCTGAAACTGAAGGCCTCCAGAGGACCCCCGACACCCATCAACAGGAACCAGGCCAGCCAGCCCCGAGTGGGCCCCAGCCTGCTGGGGAAGAGGGGCTTCGACAGC ACCACGGGCGTCCCCTACCCGGCCAACGGGCGGCCGTACACCTCCGGTATGAGGACCACCTCCCAGTCCGTCATCAAGAGGCAGAAGGTCAGCCAGGGGGAGGCCCCCAACCCCGTGGTGTTCGTGGCCACCAAGGACACCAG GGCTCTGAGGAAACACCTGACCCAGTCCGAGATGCGTCGCGCCGCCAGGAAACCCCACCTCCTGGTCCGGATCAAgctgccccccccaccccgctcCCTGGCCATGCCCCTCATCCCCCCCAGCAACGAGCCCATCGTCCTGGAAGACTGA